The Fervidobacterium sp. DNA segment GTGATTCCAGAGTTTTACGACATATCCACAATTCCATCGATCAGCGTACTAGTAAAACGTGCCGAAAGAACAATTCGTACGGTCCAAGCTCTTAACAGTGTTGATAAATGGAAGGAATATCGTGAAGCCTTGGAAGAAAAAATTGGGACCGAAGCATTTGCAATAAATTTTGTGTTTGCTGAAGAACAGAATGCTGCAGTAAAAATAAAAAAGCTTATCATGGATGTCCCACCATCCAGAATAGAAGAAATTATATCAAAAAGAAGATCAGTATATGAAAAATTTATCAACCTCATTTTTGGAGATCCTATTAACGACACACTAAAAACAGCTGATATAGGCGAACTGGATTTTGATAGAATATTCTATCTATTTCCAGTTAGAAGAGATTTACCCAACATTATTCTCGAAATATACGATTCAATATTGACTAAAAAACCGCTTAGCGAGAGAGAATTAGCCAAACTTTTCCTAGAGGTTGTCACCATTTATTACTACGAAAAGTACAACAACTACTATCATCTAAAACCTAGGATAGAACCTACTTGGAAGGTTATTTACCACATATTAGCGTCAAATCAATTTTTACTATACGCATGCCAGATCGATGTGCTACATGGAGGTGATGAGAAAATGGCTTATGAGGAACTTGACAACATCGATTCTGACTTAAGGAATTATGTAGAAGAACTCAAACTTGATGAACAAAAAACCGGTTTGTTCTTACTTGGCGTTTTGCTATCTGAAATTGCAAGAGTACAAGAAAGTAAAGGCGATGGAAAGAAAGTTGTCTTAGAAAAACTAAATTACTACGGCATGCCACAGTCGAAAATAAAGATATTAAGTAACGAAATATTTGAGAAATTAAAACAGTACAAAGTGCTAAACAAGTATACGGAGCTTATCTATGCTTTTGCCAAAAAGTATTTGGATAAAAACGATAGAGATTGGACGTTATCTCCACAAGAAAATGTCTATTGGATCAAGTCTGGGTATGCATATCGAACCATGAAAATCAAAATAAATTCGAAAAAAATGATGAATTAAACAAAAAAGACATCCAAGAGGACTGAAAGGGGGATTTTTACGATGGAGCCATTAAGAAAAAACTCGGAAATTCTCTTCCTTTACGACGCTATGTTAACAAACCCTAACGGTGATCCAGACGATGAAAACAAACCGAGGTACGATTACGATACACAAAGGAATCTGGTTAGCGACGTGAGATTGAAAAGATACATACGTGACTATTGGATTAACAAGAGTCTTGAAGTATTTGTTTCAAAACAAGAAGGTAGGGTGGTTACTGCTACAGAGAAAGTTCAAGATGTTTTAAAAGATGCTAAAACAAAAGAAGAGGGCATAAAAAAAATTACCGAAAAATTTATCGATATTAAGTATTTTGGTGCAACAATACCTCTGAAATTGGAAGGACGAGAAGTATCTAATTTGGAATCAATTAGTTTAACTGGTCCGGTACAGTTTACATGGGGTTATTCTTTACATCCTACTGAAATATTACATTCCTCAACCATAACTTCGCAGCTTGCTGGAAGAGAATCAA contains these protein-coding regions:
- a CDS encoding TIGR02556 family CRISPR-associated protein — translated: MLSGILEIGKTIIGSGDYLKSKVILEKNETDKSKIVRIVFHPKDKIIKIVPEEFDQSKCEKYLWVGNCKGTLPQTRLTSNDITKIFVDSIFNAYERIENGELKEILKDIIDKFTCQKRKKGKTIRVIDISLIEDIDQELKNEWEEKDNVEDMGDLLSKYIANKLSISKKFTSKLLYTVFYEDKSLVQFKEYKDMLLEEFTEKAFEKSKFGVCHGCGKESELTKDFSTFELKFFITDKINFASGINKEGFYKNFALCDECFKSFGAGERFLKNYLRTKFANVSYTCYVIPEFYDISTIPSISVLVKRAERTIRTVQALNSVDKWKEYREALEEKIGTEAFAINFVFAEEQNAAVKIKKLIMDVPPSRIEEIISKRRSVYEKFINLIFGDPINDTLKTADIGELDFDRIFYLFPVRRDLPNIILEIYDSILTKKPLSERELAKLFLEVVTIYYYEKYNNYYHLKPRIEPTWKVIYHILASNQFLLYACQIDVLHGGDEKMAYEELDNIDSDLRNYVEELKLDEQKTGLFLLGVLLSEIARVQESKGDGKKVVLEKLNYYGMPQSKIKILSNEIFEKLKQYKVLNKYTELIYAFAKKYLDKNDRDWTLSPQENVYWIKSGYAYRTMKIKINSKKMMN
- the cas7b gene encoding type I-B CRISPR-associated protein Cas7/Csh2 produces the protein MEPLRKNSEILFLYDAMLTNPNGDPDDENKPRYDYDTQRNLVSDVRLKRYIRDYWINKSLEVFVSKQEGRVVTATEKVQDVLKDAKTKEEGIKKITEKFIDIKYFGATIPLKLEGREVSNLESISLTGPVQFTWGYSLHPTEILHSSTITSQLAGRESNYGTMGKDWRIKYSFIGFYGIVSAWRAKETNLTDEDMKNFDKDVIKAFKLQTTTRSKIGQTPRLYVRIEWKDSETFFGDLRKLVKVQPKTSYNPASFEDIEIDLSELSKLFEHDNIEKIYIWLDDEFKNKAKGLKLNLENSQQEKIEQFNI